From the Lathyrus oleraceus cultivar Zhongwan6 chromosome 4, CAAS_Psat_ZW6_1.0, whole genome shotgun sequence genome, one window contains:
- the LOC127137950 gene encoding uncharacterized protein LOC127137950, whose amino-acid sequence MVNMGVRLEEAVREGRLVREGSSSSSGAKRYGGFMKKKEQETNVVSYNHPRRINYPYHSQHQHIAAVTPVITSAPVQVQYPQQRTNRFQQNTQYQQQHQPQQHQHQLQQRPLQQQRRTNFDPIPMSYAELYPALITKNLVQPRPRPLVPEVLPWWYKPEVSCPFHQNAPGHDLDNCFALKLEVQKLTRAGILTFKNMGPNVKDNPMPSHGPSSVNNIEVCLNEQSVTKIEEIRRSLVEIRSVLCAHGLFQHDHQICGTCSVNSRGCRKIQDDLQGVLDQGLIQISRQVSSPESQEQEVNVIIPCFNIPEKVEIAYHPREPVVICPPGPMPYTSDKAVPYRYAATIIENGKEVEIKTLASITNIAANSRMTRSGRVFAPPVIPSRNVEKDPVVVVPMTREAEGQTSNSTLDKETDELLRIIKLSDYKVVDQLLQTPSKISILSLLLNSVATEKHY is encoded by the coding sequence ATGGTAAACATGGGAGTCCGTTTAGAGGAAGCAGTTCGAGAAGGGCGTCTAGTCAGAGAAGGAAGTTCATCTTCAAGCGGGGCAAAGAGGTACGGCGGTTTTATGAAAAAGAAGGAACAAGAAACTAATGTTGTGTCCTATAATCATCCAAGAAGGATCAATTATCCTTACCATTCCCAACACCAACATATAGCAGCCGTGACTCCAGTAATCACTTCCGCTCCAGTTCAAGTCCAATACCCTCAGCAGCGTACCAACCGCTTCCAACAGAAtactcagtatcagcaacaacatcaacctcaacaacatcaacatcagtTACAACAACGTCCATTACAGCAGCAAAGAAGAAccaattttgatccaattccaatgtcatatgcagaattgtatccagCTTTGATCACTAAAAACCTTGTGCAACCACGACCACGACCTCTTGTACCAGAAGTGCTACcttggtggtacaagccagaggTATCTTGTCCCTTTCATCAGAATGCTCCAGGTCATGACTTAGACAACTGTTTTGCTTTAAAGTTGGAAGTACAGAAGTTGACAAGAGCAGGTATCCTGACCTTCAAGAACATGGGTCCCAATGTGAAGGACAATCCAATGCCAAGTCATGGTCCTTCATCAGTGAACAATATAGAAGTTTGTCTCAATGAACAAAGTGTTACGAAGATAGAGGAGATTCGGCGGTCTTTGGTTGAAATTCGTTCTGTTTTATGTGCTCATGGTCTATTCCAACATGACCACCAGATCTGTGGTACATGTTCAGTCAATTCAAGAGGTTGTAGAAAGATTCAAGATGATTTGCAAGGCGTCCTTGATCAGGGTTTGATTCAGATTTCTAGACAAGTGAGTTCTCCAGAATCACAAGAACAAGAGGTGAATGTCATCATTCCTTGCTTCAACATTCCAGAGAAAGTAGAGATAGCTTATCATCCGAGGGAGCCAGTGGTGATTTGCCCTCCGGGCCCAATGCCTTACACTTCAGATAAAGCGGTCCCCTACCGCTATGCAGCAACTATTATTGAGAACGGTAAAGAGGTCGAGATTAAAACCTTAGCCTCAATTACCAATATCGCAGCAAATAGCCGAATGACGCGCAGTGGCCGCGTGTTCGCTCCGCCGGTTATCCCAAGTAGAAATGTTGAGAAAGATCCAGTAGTCGTGGTACCAATGACAAGAGAAGCAGAAGGGCAAACAAGCAATTCAACCCTTGATAAAGAAACAGATGAACTACTTAGAATTATCAAGCTCAGTGACTACAAAGTGGTAGATCAGTTGCTacagacaccgtcaaaaatctcgaTCCTGTCCTTATTATTGAATTCAGTTGCCACAGAGAAGCACTACTGA